One Roseimaritima multifibrata DNA window includes the following coding sequences:
- the atpD gene encoding F0F1 ATP synthase subunit beta: MMKLTTIVNAPSEKKSTDLSAPGSHFGKVVAVRGSVVDVFFAERLPAIHTMLRAGDDQKIAIEVLSQLDAQVVRGIALTPTQGLARGMQVIDTGRPLMAPVGKPILSRMLDVFGNTIDRGLPLEDVQWRSVHQSPPPLLVRSTKSEVFETGIKAIDVLLPLERGGKAGLFGGAGVGKTVLLAELIHNMVGHEEGMSIFCGIGERCREGEELYREMKSAGVLDNMVMIFGQMNEPPGSRFRVGHAALTMAEHFRDEEHRDVLLLIDNVFRFIQAGMEVSGLMGQMPSRLGYQPTMGTELSGLEERIANTESGAITSIQAVYVPADDFTDPAAVHTFSHLSASIVLSRKRASEGLFPAIDPLQSNSKMATPGIVGEQHYALAQEIRSTFAQYDELKDIIAMLGLEQLSPNDRNVVARARRLERFLTQPFFTTEQFTGMKGKLVRLEDSLDGCRRILNDEFKDYPEKALYMIGKIDEAKMPTKSESKQADEKEAEHAQSSTHDA, from the coding sequence ATGATGAAACTGACAACGATAGTGAACGCTCCATCCGAGAAGAAATCGACAGACCTTTCCGCACCGGGATCCCATTTCGGCAAGGTGGTCGCGGTACGCGGTAGCGTTGTGGATGTGTTCTTTGCCGAACGTCTGCCTGCGATCCATACAATGTTGCGGGCAGGAGACGACCAAAAAATTGCGATTGAAGTCCTTTCGCAGTTGGACGCTCAAGTTGTTCGCGGGATCGCCCTCACGCCGACTCAGGGGCTTGCTCGAGGGATGCAAGTGATCGATACAGGCCGTCCCCTGATGGCTCCGGTTGGGAAACCGATCCTGTCTCGTATGTTGGACGTTTTCGGGAACACGATCGATCGCGGACTTCCACTGGAGGACGTGCAGTGGCGAAGTGTGCATCAATCGCCGCCTCCGCTTCTTGTCCGTTCGACAAAATCAGAAGTGTTTGAGACGGGGATTAAGGCAATCGATGTGCTGTTGCCATTGGAACGTGGCGGCAAGGCAGGGTTGTTCGGTGGCGCTGGTGTCGGCAAGACCGTGCTGCTGGCCGAATTGATTCACAATATGGTCGGCCACGAAGAAGGGATGAGTATCTTTTGTGGGATCGGCGAACGTTGCCGCGAGGGTGAAGAACTTTACCGTGAAATGAAATCCGCCGGCGTTCTTGACAACATGGTGATGATTTTCGGGCAGATGAACGAACCGCCAGGTAGTCGCTTTCGTGTGGGACACGCAGCCCTGACGATGGCGGAACACTTCCGCGACGAAGAACATCGCGACGTGCTGTTGTTGATCGATAATGTCTTTCGATTCATCCAAGCAGGCATGGAAGTTTCCGGACTGATGGGGCAAATGCCTTCACGTTTGGGGTACCAACCAACGATGGGAACCGAACTGTCCGGTTTGGAAGAACGGATCGCCAACACCGAATCGGGAGCGATCACTTCCATCCAGGCGGTCTACGTCCCGGCCGATGATTTTACCGACCCGGCCGCGGTCCATACGTTCTCACACCTTTCCGCTTCGATCGTGCTCTCGCGGAAACGTGCAAGTGAAGGCCTGTTCCCGGCGATCGATCCACTTCAGTCCAATTCCAAAATGGCGACACCGGGCATCGTTGGTGAACAGCACTATGCGTTGGCTCAGGAGATTCGCAGCACATTTGCCCAGTACGATGAATTGAAAGACATCATTGCGATGCTGGGACTGGAACAATTATCGCCGAACGATAGGAATGTTGTCGCGCGTGCGCGACGGTTGGAACGTTTTCTGACCCAACCGTTTTTCACTACCGAACAGTTCACCGGGATGAAAGGCAAATTGGTCCGTTTGGAAGATTCGCTAGATGGCTGCCGACGGATCTTGAACGATGAATTTAAGGACTACCCGGAGAAGGCTTTGTACATGATCGGCAAGATCGACGAAGCCAAAATGCCGACGAAATCGGAATCAAAACAGGCTGATGAGAAGGAGGCGGAGCATGCCCAGTCCAGCACGCATGACGCTTAA
- a CDS encoding F0F1 ATP synthase subunit epsilon produces MPSPARMTLKILLPFEVLVESIDVLRVVVETQAGSFGLLPHRLDCVASITPGILVYETAEAGESFVAVDEGAMVKTGMNVLVSVRNAIIGVGLSELREAVKRDFLTLNEQEQDVRAVLARMETDFVRRIAQLHHE; encoded by the coding sequence ATGCCCAGTCCAGCACGCATGACGCTTAAAATCTTGTTGCCGTTTGAGGTTCTGGTTGAATCGATCGATGTTCTGCGAGTGGTCGTAGAGACTCAAGCGGGGTCCTTTGGGCTGTTGCCGCATCGACTGGACTGCGTAGCATCGATCACCCCCGGGATCCTCGTCTATGAAACGGCGGAGGCTGGCGAATCGTTTGTGGCGGTCGACGAAGGGGCGATGGTAAAGACCGGGATGAATGTGCTGGTGTCGGTTCGGAATGCGATCATCGGCGTGGGGCTGAGCGAACTTCGAGAAGCGGTAAAACGAGATTTTTTGACATTGAATGAACAAGAGCAAGACGTTCGCGCAGTGTTGGCAAGAATGGAAACCGATTTCGTTCGTCGAATTGCGCAGTTGCATCATGAATGA
- a CDS encoding SpoIIAA family protein: protein MSVELREELNGRIIVLTLGGKLVKEDYAQFTPDLERAVKVHGKIRLLVELRGFHGWTLGAVWEDFKFDVHHYSHIERLALVGEKKWEAGMATFCKPFTTANVRYFEQSKSDEASLWIHEDFVPANQPACS, encoded by the coding sequence ATGTCCGTCGAGTTACGAGAAGAATTGAATGGGAGAATCATCGTTTTGACGTTAGGGGGCAAACTTGTCAAAGAGGACTACGCACAATTCACTCCCGATTTGGAGCGTGCGGTGAAGGTACATGGCAAAATTCGCCTTCTGGTCGAACTTCGTGGTTTCCATGGCTGGACACTTGGTGCCGTGTGGGAAGATTTCAAGTTCGACGTGCATCACTATTCACACATCGAACGGCTTGCCTTGGTAGGCGAGAAAAAATGGGAGGCGGGAATGGCTACATTTTGCAAGCCTTTCACCACAGCAAATGTTCGATACTTTGAACAAAGCAAGTCGGATGAGGCATCGCTTTGGATACACGAGGATTTCGTCCCGGCCAACCAGCCGGCGTGTTCCTAA
- a CDS encoding F0F1 ATP synthase subunit C, with product MTWIAVASIVIAGITTGIGTMAPAVAEGKAVATALTAIAQQPDASPTITRTLFVGLAMIESTAIYCFVVSMILIFANPFWNYVISQATGK from the coding sequence ATGACCTGGATTGCAGTGGCATCGATTGTCATTGCGGGAATCACGACCGGGATTGGCACGATGGCGCCAGCAGTCGCCGAAGGGAAGGCGGTTGCGACAGCGCTGACGGCAATTGCGCAACAACCCGATGCTTCGCCGACAATCACGCGAACGCTTTTTGTTGGTTTGGCGATGATCGAATCCACGGCAATCTATTGCTTCGTCGTGTCGATGATCTTGATCTTCGCCAACCCGTTTTGGAACTACGTCATCTCTCAAGCGACAGGGAAATAA
- a CDS encoding F0F1 ATP synthase subunit B family protein encodes MLIDWFTVGAQTVNFLVLVWLLKLFLYKPILDAIDKREKRIADELADADRKKQEAKSERDEFAKKNQEFDQQRNELLTKATDEVKTKRQQLLDEARRDADALRTKRQESLKREVDNLQAELARRTSDEVFAIAKQALSELAGVDLEARMCDVFLDRLRGLNDDVKKAVHESKVSESAPAVVRSSLDLAAEQQEAIQTTLNEVFATKMPVRFETNVQVVSGIELTIGGKRFAWSIGDYIASLQKNVNKLLDDNTLNAVDAETRVAQ; translated from the coding sequence ATGCTCATCGATTGGTTCACCGTCGGTGCGCAAACCGTCAATTTCCTGGTACTTGTTTGGTTGCTGAAACTTTTTCTCTACAAACCGATTCTGGATGCGATCGACAAACGCGAAAAGCGAATTGCCGACGAACTTGCTGATGCGGATCGAAAAAAGCAAGAAGCCAAATCGGAAAGGGATGAATTTGCGAAGAAGAACCAAGAGTTCGACCAGCAGAGGAATGAATTGCTGACCAAGGCGACCGACGAGGTAAAGACGAAACGGCAGCAGTTGCTTGATGAAGCGCGACGCGATGCCGATGCCTTGCGGACGAAACGCCAGGAATCGTTGAAACGCGAGGTCGACAATTTGCAAGCGGAGCTCGCCCGACGGACTTCTGATGAAGTGTTTGCCATTGCGAAGCAGGCATTGTCAGAATTAGCCGGTGTCGATTTGGAAGCCCGGATGTGCGATGTGTTTCTTGATCGCCTGCGAGGCTTGAACGATGACGTGAAGAAAGCGGTTCATGAATCCAAAGTCTCCGAATCCGCTCCCGCTGTGGTGCGAAGCTCGCTGGATCTGGCTGCGGAACAACAAGAAGCGATTCAGACGACGCTTAACGAAGTCTTCGCGACCAAGATGCCTGTGCGATTTGAAACCAACGTGCAAGTCGTCAGTGGCATCGAATTAACGATCGGTGGGAAAAGGTTCGCATGGAGCATCGGAGACTATATCGCGTCGTTGCAAAAAAATGTGAACAAACTGCTTGATGACAACACCTTGAACGCGGTGGATGCGGAAACGAGAGTCGCACAATGA
- a CDS encoding F0F1 ATP synthase subunit A codes for MRLSPDELIFWQSGFFKLNATIVFTWGIMLVLTIGSLLITRKLSTGIKRTRWQNLLEIVVTGIVQQIKSIGLHNPEKYLGFIGTLFLFVATASLFTILPGYEPPTGSLSTTCALALCVFVAVPMFGIGEQGIGGYLKSYVEPTFIMLPFNIISEVSRTLALAIRLFGNMMSGAMIVGILLSITPFLFPIVMTLLGLLTGMVQAYIFSILSAVYIAAATRVRQSKTETNSVISNT; via the coding sequence ATGCGTCTCAGTCCCGATGAGTTGATTTTTTGGCAATCAGGCTTCTTTAAACTGAACGCTACGATTGTCTTTACATGGGGGATCATGCTGGTGCTGACCATCGGGTCGCTGTTGATTACCCGGAAATTATCAACCGGCATCAAACGGACTCGCTGGCAAAACTTGCTAGAGATCGTCGTCACCGGAATTGTCCAGCAAATCAAAAGTATTGGTCTTCATAATCCCGAAAAGTACCTCGGCTTTATTGGGACATTGTTCCTGTTTGTAGCCACCGCCAGCCTGTTCACGATCCTTCCCGGGTATGAACCTCCAACCGGATCGCTTTCCACTACCTGTGCTTTGGCGTTATGCGTCTTTGTCGCGGTTCCGATGTTTGGAATCGGTGAACAGGGAATCGGTGGGTACTTGAAATCTTACGTCGAGCCGACGTTCATCATGCTGCCGTTCAACATTATCAGTGAAGTTTCTCGGACGTTGGCGTTGGCCATTCGTTTGTTTGGCAACATGATGAGTGGGGCGATGATTGTCGGTATTCTGCTGTCAATCACGCCGTTCCTTTTCCCGATTGTGATGACCTTGTTGGGGCTGCTGACCGGGATGGTTCAGGCGTACATTTTTAGCATTTTGTCAGCGGTCTACATCGCCGCGGCGACACGTGTTCGCCAATCCAAGACCGAAACAAATTCGGTCATTTCAAATACCTAA
- a CDS encoding AtpZ/AtpI family protein → MNENSENNRKHDLNQAENSSRFANQVETKANRKIKAMRHRGTDLWFGLGMMGLVGWSVVVPTLVGTGIGMWLDHRFPRAQSWTLMLLVAGLLIGCFNAWMWVSKEDKAMHEEKEDENE, encoded by the coding sequence ATGAATGAAAACTCGGAAAACAATCGAAAGCATGATTTGAATCAAGCAGAAAATTCATCCAGATTCGCAAACCAAGTGGAGACTAAAGCGAACCGAAAAATCAAGGCAATGCGGCATCGCGGGACGGACCTTTGGTTTGGGCTGGGAATGATGGGGTTAGTCGGTTGGTCGGTCGTCGTCCCGACGCTTGTGGGAACGGGCATCGGAATGTGGTTGGACCATCGTTTTCCTCGCGCTCAGTCGTGGACGTTAATGCTGTTGGTGGCGGGTTTGCTGATCGGTTGTTTCAATGCTTGGATGTGGGTTTCCAAAGAGGACAAAGCGATGCACGAAGAGAAAGAAGACGAAAATGAATGA
- a CDS encoding ATP synthase subunit I yields the protein MNEWVDSGIPVVAGLALGAFFFGGLWWTIRNGLTSEHPAAWFLVSHVVRLLVTLAGFYFVAQGEWQRVLLCLAGFMIARVIVTRLTRTAESSATHVVKEVEHASQSR from the coding sequence ATGAATGAATGGGTTGATTCCGGAATCCCTGTTGTCGCAGGCTTGGCATTGGGCGCCTTTTTCTTTGGTGGGCTATGGTGGACCATTCGCAATGGACTGACGTCCGAGCACCCGGCGGCATGGTTTCTCGTTAGCCATGTCGTTCGACTGCTGGTAACGCTAGCGGGTTTCTATTTTGTCGCTCAAGGAGAATGGCAACGCGTTCTGCTGTGTCTTGCTGGATTCATGATCGCCAGAGTAATTGTTACGCGATTGACGCGAACCGCCGAATCATCCGCTACTCATGTCGTGAAGGAGGTCGAGCATGCGTCTCAGTCCCGATGA